The Halovivax ruber XH-70 genome includes the window GATGCCACGTCCCTCGTTGACCTCGGTGAGCTCCGCCCGCGAGACGACGTCCCGGGAGGCGAGCTCGCCGTCGTTGTTGGCGTAGCCGTGTTCGAACATGAAGCGCTCGCCGTCCTCGTTGTAGAGGATGCCGCCCTCGCCACGGACACCCTCGGAGATGAGGACGCCGGTGCTGGGCAGCGTCGTCGGGTGGAACTGGACGAACTCCATGTCCTCGAGCGGGACGCCCGCACGGTAGGCCATCGCCTGGCCGTCACCGGTACAGGAGACGGCGTTGGTCGTGTGATCGAAGGCCTGTCCGGGGCCGCCAGTGGCGAGGATGACTCCGTCGTTCGCCTTGAAGCCCTGAATCTGTCCCGACTGGACGTCGTAGGCGACGACGCCGTGGCAGGAGCGGTCGTTCGGATCGGGCTCGTCCGTCACGGCGAGGTTCATCACGTACCACTCGTCGTAGACCTGAATTCCGCGCTTGACGACCTGCTCGTACATCGTGTGCAGCAGGTGGTGACCGGTTTCGGCCCCGGCGTAGGTCGTCCGCGGGAAGGAGAGGCCGCCGAACGGTCGCTGGGAGACGGTGCCGTCCTCCTCGCGGGAGAACGGCATGCCCCAGTGTTCTAAGGTGATCGTGTCCTCGGGCGAGTCCTGTGCCAGCGTCTCGATCGCCGGCGCGTCGCCGAGGTAGTCCGACCCCTTCATGGTGTCGTAGGCGTGCAGTTCCCAGTCGTCGCCGTCGCGGATCGCGGCGTTGATGCCGCCCTCGGCCGCGCCGGTGTGGCTGCGGACCGGGTGGAGTTTCGTGACCATCGCCACGTCCGCTCCGGCTTCGTGTGCGGCGATCGCCGCGCGGAGCCCGGCGCCGCCGGCGCCAACTACGATGACGTCGTGTTCGTACATGGTTACCAGAATTTCAGGTTCTTCTTGACCGCCTCACGCTTGAGCTCCTGAATGTGCTCGGTGAGGGGGATGTCTTTCGGACACACCTCGGTGCAGGAAAACTGCGTCTGACAGCGCCAGACGCCGTGTTCTTGCTCCAGGATGCGCAGTCGATGCTCTTTGAGTTCCTCGCCCTCGCGGTCGTCCATGGCGAAGCGGTAGGCTTTGTTGATCGCCGCCGGGCCGAGGTACTCGTTGTCGCCCGCCGCGATGTTGCACGAGGACATACACGCGCCACACCAGATACAGCGCGTGGACATCTTGACCTTCTCGCGGTTCTCCCGGGTCTGGTACTGCTCTTCTAGGTCGCCGTCTGGGAGGTCCTCCTCCTGGAAGTACGGTTCGACGGCGTGCATCTGCTCGTAGAAGTGCTCCATGTCCACGACGAGGTCCTTGACCACGTCCTGGTGGGGGAGCGGTTCGACGCGCACCGGTCCGTCGAGGTCCGAAATCTGTGTCTGACAGCCCAGGCGTTGGCGGCCGTTGACGAAGAACGCGTCAGAGCCACAGACCGCCTGTCGGCAGGAGTGTCGGAAGGTGAGCGAGGGATCGAACTCGTCACGCGCGTAGATCAGCGCGTCGAGGACGGTCATCCCCTTCTCGAAGGGGACGTGAAAGTCGTCGAACCGTGGTTCCTGCTTCCCCTCGACTTCCGGATCGTACCGGAACACCTTCAGGTGAACCGTCTCCGCGTCGGCGTCGGTCGCGTCCGCCGCTCGTTCGCGTTCTATCCGTCGGTCAGCCTTCTTGTCCATTCGGCGATCCTGTGGGGAGGGACCGGCGTCCGCCGCGTCGTCTGCCTGCCCTGTTCCAGCGTCGTCGGCGTCGGTCGGTTGTTCCTGTTGGGTGCTCATTATATCATTCCGTTCATGACGAGTGCCACGTAGGTTCCCTGTGCGACCAGCGCCAAGCCGGCGAGACTCAGTATCGCCAGTACGATTCGCTTTGGCGTCCCGGAGAGTCCCTGGTTGACGAGCGCATTGTAGACGCCGTTGACCCCGTGGAACGCGGCTGCCCAGAGGAAGAGAACCATCGTGATCAGGTACCCTATGTTCTCCATGCGCATCTGCGTGCCAGCGAACGTGATCTCGTAGGCGTGGTTGACGAAGTGAAGCAGGAAGAAGTGAAACGCGAGTGTCACCACGAGGAACGCAGCGGTCACGCGCTGGAGCAGCCAGCCGGTGCCGCCGGGGGTGAAACTGGAGTAGCGTTCGGCCATCAGGCGCCCACCCCCGTCATGAAGGTCGGCACGCTCGCGACCGTGATCGCCGCGGTGACGATCAGCGAGATGTAGAAGCTCTTGTCCTGAGCTTCCAGTCCGATGCCGAGGTCGATCATCAGAAGGCGGACGCCGTTCAAGATGTGGAAGACGGCGACCGCGAGCAGGCCAACTTCGAGGACGCGAATGAGGAACAGCCCTTCGAGTCCCTGCAGCGTCGTCGTGTAAATGTCCTCCCCGGCAGCGATCTTCGCCTCGTTACCGGCGGCGCCGAGCGCGTTGCTCAGCACTGCGATGTGGGTAAACAGGTAGCCGATGAGAATCCAGCCGGTGAACTTGTGGAGGATCCACGCCCACATCCCGGGCGCGAACTCCCGCCACCGACCGAAGTCTTCGATCAGGCCACGGTTGTAAGACTCGCTCATACTCTCACCAGATGCGTCGAACCCCGGTGGTATAGTAGTTACTTTCCGTCGCTGGGCGCCGCCGTTGCCGGAAACCAAACTCTGCACTGGAACTCGCCCGCCGTTTTCACTCCTCGCCTCGACCGCGTCCGCCGGCAAAGATCGAGAGCGAGGATTCGATTTCGTGTTCGAGCGCCCGCAAGGTGGTGTCGTCGAGCGCGACGAGGTGGCAGACGGGATTGCCGGGGTAGACGACCGGGTTCTCCAGGACGCCGACGATCAAGCCGGTGAAGGGTGCCGTGACGGGGACGATGTCGTCTTTCTCTTTGAACGGGTTCGTGATGGTACAGATCACGTCGCCCTCGTGGACGAGCTCGCCACGGCCGCGCTTCATGTCGACGATGCCGCCGGCGTCGGCCCGGAGCCAAGTTTTCTCGTCCGAGTCGCTGATGACCGTTCGCCACCCGGGCCAGTGAACGGCAGAATCAGGGTGACAGCCCACTTCAGCGAGGACGCTCGCGACACCGGTCAGTGCCCGATCGATCAACGATCGCTGGAAGCGATGGGCTTTGCCCATCTCGATCGTGATCGTTGGCACGCCGGCTTCGGTCGCCTCCCTGCGCAACGATCCGCTGGGACCGGATCCGTCGATGACTACGTTCGAACTGAACGCGTGTGAGAGGCGTTTTACGGCGGGATCGTCGGTGTCTGCCCGAACGTGAAGCATGTTCGTCCGCCCGCGCGTCGACGTGTGGAAGTCGAGGCCGAAATCGCAGGGTTCGACGAACGAGGTGAAGAGTCGATGTGCCATCCGTTTCGCACTCGTGGAGGATTCGTGGCCGGGAAACGACCGGTTGAGGTCCCGATCGTAGATCGGCAGATACCGTTCCTGTGCGAGGAAGCCGGGGACGTTCAATACTGGCAGACAGACGAGCGTCCCGTGAAGATCCGCGTGATCCCAGTCGTGGGCCACTTCACGGACGACTTCGATGCCGTTCAGTTCGTCCCCGTGGGCAGCCGCGGAGAGAAACACTGTGGGGCCGGCGTGCGTACCGTTGATGATCGTGACCGGGACGCGGATCGGATCGCCGAGATACGTCTCGCTGATCCGGTACCGATCGTTCACAGCTTCGCCAGGGTCGACCTGCGTGCCGTCGTACGTGAACGGTTCCGGCTGGTCCCCGTCCGACGTTCCGTCGGTCATCCCTCGTTGATTGGCTGTCGCGGGTATAAAATGTGCCTGCGTCGTACCCGTGGTCGGTCGGGCCGTAGGGATCGTCCTCGCGGAGGGATGCCCGCCGTCTAGCCTCGAAACCTGCGTCGGGGGGCGAACGTTTTGTACGTGGCTGTGATTCCCCCGGATATGGAGTTTCGCGAGGCAACCGCGGCAGATACGGAGGCGATTCGGTCGATGGCCGAAGAGTCGGTAACCGCGTCGTACACGTCCTTTCTCTCGGAGGAGACGATCGAGGACGCCCTGGCACAGTGGTACAGCGACGAGGCCACGACCGATCTCGTCGAGAGCGACGATACGATCGTCCTGATCGCCGAGAACGACCAACCGGCTGGATTCAGTCAGTCCGAGGTAGTCGGTGACGGGGAGACGATCGGCCACCTCCACTGGTTGCACGTCCGCCCGGACGAGCGAGGTGCCGGGCTCGGTTCTCGACTGTTGACCCGCACGCGGGAAGCGTTGCTCGATGCCGGCGCCGAGCGGATTCGTGGGTTCGTCCTGGAGGGCAACGACGACGGGACCCGATTCTACGAGGAACACGGCTTCGAACGCGCGGGTACGCGCAGCATTCAGATCGGTGCGGATACGTACACCGAGAACGTCTACATGGAGAGCGACGACGCGGACGCCGAGTGGCGCGCGATCGAAGAACGGCAACTCGAAGACGGCACCACGGTGTTCGTCAGCTACGGCGAAGCCGACCGAGGCTCGGAGGCGCCGTTTTACAGCGCCTACGAGTCCCGCGACGAAACCGACCGCTTCGGCTGGTTCTGTGGAAACTGCGAGACGCTCGACAACGCGATGGACGCCATGGGTCGCATCGAGTGTAACGTCTGTGGCAACAAACGGAAAGCGACCCGCTGGGACGCCTCCTACCTCTGAGTTCGACGCTCTTCACCCATCGAATCGGCTTTCCTCGTCCGCTCTTGTACCCTCGCGCGGGTGTCGGGCCACCGGCCCAGGCGCCACCAGTTGGTGGTGGTAGGCTGCAGGTCGCCCCAACGTGGGTTTTCTCGGCCTCGAAAGCTCTCCCTGCCCGCTGATCGGCCCAGATAACAATTCTGTGACCGCTCGACGAACCGGTCGACGTCGCCGACGGCAGTCTGTGCTGGCACGCTCGCTGGTGGCCTCTATGCGCTCACTCGATCACATCGTCCGCGGATTCGCCGCGACGCTCGTCGCCAGAGCGGCGTACATGCTCTCGAGCGCGCTGTTGATGGTGTTGCTCGCCCGGGTCTTCCTCGATCCCGGCGCGTACGGCCTGCTCTTCTGGTCGATCGGAGTGCTGGCGGTCGTCCAGCTGGCCGCGGATCTCGGACTCGGGAAGTCCGCCGCGCGCTACATCGCCGAGTACGGCGAGACGGACCCCGGCCAGATCCCACACCTCCTGCGGCACGTACTCGGCTACAAACTGGCCGTCGTCTCCCTCGTGGGAGGGGTCCTGTTCGTCGGCGCTGGACCGCTCGCCTCGGTGCTCGGGAAACCCGCTGCGGAACCGTTTTTCGCCGTTGGTGCGTTGCTCGTCGTCGCCAAGTCGTTCGCGGTCTTTCCGGAGATCGTCTTTCAGGGATCGAACCGACTCGGATACAGCGCGACCGTCAGGGCGCTCGGCGGCGTCGGTCGACTCGTGTTCGCCGTCGCGTTCGTCCTGGCCGGGTTCGGTGCGCTGGGTGCGTTCGTCGGCTACGTCGTCGGGTACGGGATTGCCGCCGGCTTCGGCCTCGTGGCCATGTACGTGCTCGTCTACGAGGCACACGAACCGTCCGCGGAGATGGAACCGGGCCTCGCTCGTCGGCTCGTCGGCTACGCCGTCCCGCTTACCGCGACGCGTGGGGCGAACGTCCTCGACAAACAGATCGACATCGTCCTCGTGGGGGTGTTCCTGAACTCGACTGCCGTCGCGTTCTACACACTCGCAAAACAGCTCACCGACTTCGTCCTCGCGCCAGCGGAGTCGCTCGGGTTCGTCATCTCGCCGAACTTCGGGGAAGGGAAGGCGGGTGGTGACGTCGATCGTGTCAGAGCGCTCTACGAGACGGCGTTGGGGAACGCGCTGGCGCTGTACGTCCCGGCCGCCGTCGGTCTGGCCCTCGTCGCCGAGCCACTCGTCACGCTCGTCTTCGGTGCGTCGTACGCCGGCGCCGCCCCCGTACTGGTCCTTCTCAGCGGATTCGTGGTGTTGCAGACGATCACGAATCTGACGAGTGACAGTCTCGATTATCTCGGTCGTGCGCGCGAGCGAGCGATCGCGAAGGGGGTGACCTCGGTCGGTAACTTCGCGCTCAACGTGGCGCTGATTCCTGCAATTGGTGTCGTCGGGGCGGCACTCGCCACGGTCGTGACACACGCGATCTACGTCTCGGTCACCCTCTACGTCGTCCACGACGAGTTATCGTTGCACCTGCGCCAGTTAGCGATCGACGCCGCCCGGGTCGTCGCCGTCTCGGGCGTGATGGCCGGGACGATCGTCGTCGTCGCGCCGCCGATCACGTCACTTCCACTACTCGGGGTTGCGATCGGCATCGGCGTGGTTTCCTGGACCGCACTCGCATTCGCCAGCGGGGTGATCGAACGTCGATCGATTCGGGCAGTACTCGGGTAGGACTGTCAGCCGGTATGTGTGTGTGTGTGTGTGTGTGTGTGTGCCTGGATGTCATATATGACCGAACGACGGTTGTCTCCCAGGAAAACCGACAGTGATGTCCGAAGGTCGTGAGCAGGCATCGTGGGACAGCGTCTGTAGCACGCGTCGAAGCAGGTGGCAACTCTTTTCGCATCGGCTGATGTTATCTCTGTATGACTTCTTCCGAACCGGTCACAGTCGGGGTGTTGAGCCTCCACACGAGCAAAGAGACGAAGGCGATCTGTAACGCGATCGAGGAACTGGGCCATCGCCCGCAGTGGCTTCGAGCGGACAATACGACTATCGGTGTGGAAGATGGACGCGTCAGCCTGGAGCCCTCCGTCGACGTAATCGCGAACCGATTGTTGCTCTCGAACACGGAACAGCCCTGCGAGGCCCTCGGCATCGTCAACACGCTCTCTCGGCTGGTGCCGACACTCAATCCGCCGACCGCGTCGATGACGGCGCTCCACAAACTCTCGACGGCCGTCACCCTCGCCGCCCACGAACTTCCGGTTCCCGACGTCCTCCTCTCGCTCAGCAGCGATCGCCTCAACGAGGCCCGTGCGGACTTCGGCGAGGAGGCGGTCTACAAGACCGCCATCGGCACCCACGGTGGCGGCACGTGGAAGGTCGGCCCGGGCGAGCGCGTCAACCCGAAGGTCGGCAACCGGTACGCGTTCCTTCAAGAGCTCATCGAACGCGACGCGAGCCAGCACCGGGACATCAGGATCTACGTCGTGGGCGACGAGATCGTCGGCGCGATGTACCGGTACGCCCCGGAGAACGACTGGCGGACGAACGTCGCCCTCGGCGGTTCCGTCGAGGATGCCACGGACGACCTCCCCGACCGCGTCCGAGAGATCGCGCTGCAATCGACTGAGGCGATCGGTCTCGACTACGCAGGGGTCGACATCGTCGAAGGCGACGACGGCTGGTTCGTCCTGGAGGTGAACCCCACGGCCGGATTCAAGGGGCTGTTCGAGGCAACGGGTGTGAGTCCCGCGCCATCCATCGCAAAACTCGCCATCGAGCGCGTCGGCGGCGAAGTGGACGACGAGGACGTCGATCGACTCGCACGAACGCTGGACGACTCGCGGCCGTCCTTCCTGCCGCCGGAGCCGGTCGCCGACGAGCAGGAGCCGAGCAACATCGGCTACACCGAGGAGGTTATCCTCACGGGGACCCGTGGCTCCGAATCGATCGTCGCCAAGTCCGACACTGGCGCCAGTCGGACGAGCATCGACACTAGCCTCGCCGCCGACATCGGCGCCGGGCCGATCAAGTCCATCACGAAGGTCAGGACGGGCAGTTCGAAGGGGAGCCGGAGTCGCCCCGTCGTCGACGTCGTGGTCGGCGTCGGCGGCAATCAGCACACGGTGACCGCGAGCATCGAGGACCGCAGTCACATGGAGTATCCCGTGATCCTCGGCCGCGATATCCTTTCGCACTATCGCGTCGACGTCGCGCGGCGGATCGACGGGGACGATCGGGACTTTGCCGAAGAGTGACCGGGCCGTGTTCCGGCGGGAAGTCGCGTTGACTCCTGTTTCGTCGATCACCCCGGCAAGAAGAGATTGAGTATCGCCACGACGACCCCTGCCAGTCCCATCCGGAGTCCGGCGACGATCCAGTTCTGTTTCGAAATCGATCCCAGATACGCCCCGAAGATAAACAACAGTCCGACGCCGATTCCGACTGCGAGTACCGTCGCTTCGAGGAGCGTGACGAGAGTGCCATGAAAGAGGAAGGGGACAAGCGGGCAGCAGATACCAATGATCGGGCCGATTCCGCTCGCGACCGCGTTGATCTTTCGGGCCGCGATCTGGTCCCGCTGGACCCTGGTGTCCGTGAGCTCGGTGAGCATCGCCCGCTCGATAGTCATGATTTCTGCCTGTTTTTCCGCTCGTTCGATCTCCCAGACGCTCCAGACGCCGGACGTCCCCAACCCCACGGCTGCACCCAGGCCGATCTGAACGACGGTGAAGCCGTCCGTCACGCCAGACAGGTACGCGCCGACGACGATACCGATGCTGGTCAGTGTGCCGTCGAAGCCGTTCGAGATGAAGTACCGTCGGGAGATCGACGCCACGTCGCCCGTGCCCAGCAAATCACGAATTCGTTCGATCACGGGTAGACGGGTGCGTGGGTCCAGGGCGACCGCTGACTCACCGATCTTGCGGCGTCGGACTCTGTTCGGTGAGCGCTTCGCCGCAGACGACTTCGTCGATCGAGTGAATCGACCCGCCTAACGTTTCGATCGTCTCGCCGATCGCGGGCAGGTCGACGGCAGTCCCCTGGATCGTCAGTTTGATCGTTTCGACCTTCCGGTCGGTCTCGACCAGCACGGCGTTGACGGCGTCGACGGTGGCGTGGTCGGCGACACTGCGTGCGAACTCGGCGATATCCGGTTCGTGTGGCTTGAGTACGTCGAGCACGAGTCGTCGGATCGGAGGCGTCACAGAGGACCGCTCCCACCCGAGCGGGCTTAATGCTGGGGCAAGCTGTGACCTCGAAGGATATCCCACCGGCACCTCCCAGCGGGCTCGATCGACACCGTCACGTTCGAATCGCCCCGCGAGCGGCAGGGGTCGGTCAGGCGTGATCGCTCGGTCGGTGTGAGGTGTCGATCGGTGACAGCGCGATGTACATCGACGCCGCGATGAGGACCACGTTGACGGACGCGATGGCACCACCGAGCCCGGACCTGGTGAGCATCCAGACGATCGTCGGGACGAGCGCGAGTAACGCGAGGACGAGCGTCGTCCGTGGGGTGAGCGATTCGAACATGGCTCGTCCTAGACCACCCAAGATGGTGAAGTAATCCCCTCCGTTCGCCGGGTCGCACTGGTCGGCGCCGATCGTGTCACTCGCCGCGACGTGGGGCGAACGCCCAGGCGAAGAGCACGGCGAAGACGATCAGGCCGACGAGGACGGTTTCGAGCGGGGAGATCTCGACGCCGAAGAACCCGAGGACCGTCCGTCCCTCGACGAGGAAGACGAGGAGCAGTGCACTGACGATCAACAGCTTCGCTGGGGTGGTCCGCATCAGTAGATAGCCACTCCGAGGATCGTTCCGACGTGCTGTACGGCGTCGACGAGGGAGAGAACGACCGGGTAGGGCCTGATGTCCTGTCCGTGCAGTCCTCCTTGTTGGATCACGCTTGCGAGTGGGAGGGCGTAGGCGAGAACGAGTAGGACGATCGCGATGGCCGCCCACAGTTTCAGATTGTCGAGGATCCGTGGGGAATCCTCGGGTCCGGACAGTGCGGGCGGAATCGTCCCGTCCACCAGTGGTTCACTGTCTCGATTGAGAACTGTGAGCAGCATGACGCCGAGGAACAGTACCGTGGCGACGAAGAGCAGGGTTCCACCGAGGGCGATCTGGGCGTTCAGTTCGCCCATCGACCCGATGCCGACGTCGTACTCGAAGCTATACTGCGGCTCTGCGGTTCGTCGGGGGACGCCGAACAGTCCCGATCGGTACATCGCGTTCGTCATGAACACGATGCCGAGGAACCAGGTGACGACCTGAACCAGCGCAATTCGCCGGCCGACGAGGCGGTTTCCGGTGAGCTGGGGGACGAGCCAGTACGAACCGGCCATGAGCGTGAGTGCAGTCGCCGTCCCCACCTGGGTGTGGATGTGCCCCGGGATCCACAGCGTGTTGTGTACGAGGTAGTTGATGTTCATCCCCGCGTTGACGATACCGGTGAAGCCACCGAAGGCGAAGACCGCACCCGCGAGTGCCATGCCGGTAAACGCTGGCTCTTTCCAGGGCAAGGCCCGAATCCACCTGAACGTGCCCTTGCCGCCGCGCTGGCGAGCACCGTGTTCCATACTCGCGACGACGGTGAACGCCGTCAAGAGGCTCGGTAGCAGCAAAAACATCGTGTTGGTCATCGCGACGAACTTGAACCCTTCCGCGATGCCGGGGTCCATGTACTGGTGGTGGATGCCGACCGGCGTCGAGAGGAGGACGAACAGGATGAACACGACTCGTGCGAGCGGATCGCTGAACAACCGTCCGCCCGAGAGCGTGGGAAGGACGTTGTACCAGAGCAGGTACGCCGGCAACACCCAGAAGTAGACGACCATGTGCCCGAAGAACCAGAACAGCGTCCGGGTCAGCAACGGGTTCACACCGGGGATCATCTCGAACGACCACGGCACGAGGAAGGCGATCAGCGAGACGATGACGCCGATCGAACCGAGATACCACATGATCATCGTCGTCAGGACCATGAAGGCCGGGAGCGGGATCCGCTTGCCGGGGTTTTCCCCCTTCCAGGCCAGCCACGTCCGGAACCAGCCGGCTCCGGCGAGCCAGGTTCCGGCGAAGAACACGATCAGTCCCAAATAGAACAGAGGATTGGCCTGAAGCGGCGCGTAGAAGGTAAAGAGTACGTCCGAACTCAACGGCGCCCCCAGCACTTCAGGCGGTTCCTCGAGGAAGCCGCCGAGAATCGACACCGCGACGATGAAGGTTCCGATCGACATCAGTCCGTACCAGCCCCAGCTCAGGCGTTCGTCGAGCGGCCCTCTCCCGAGACTCACCGTAATCGCCCAGTGAAACAGGCCGACGAGAAAGAAGATCACGAACGTGATCACGAGGAAGACGCCGTGCCCGGTCAGCACCGTGTAGTAGTCGGGTGACGGCAAAAATCGATAGATGTCGGTCCGGTGGAACGCTTGAATGAGTCCGAATGTCGCCCCAATTGCGAGTGCGACGAACGAGTTCAGAAACGCCGCCCGGACGAGTCGTGCCTGTCCCGGATACTCGTCGACGAAGAGGCGCGTCATGGGTGGGCACCTCTACGGGTTGCTTCCGCTGTGTCCATCGGAGTCACCGTCCCCGATGCTGTTTCGATTCCCATCGAAGCAGGCACCGACTCGGTTGTTTCCGTTTCGTTCCCGACCGTGATCGTCCCGGTGTCCTCCTGATCGTCGACGCTGACCGTCCAGTCGTGCTCACCGGGGCCCAGTTCGTCGCTGTCGACGGTGACCGACACGTTCTCGCTACTCTCGCCGTCGACGGTGATCGACTGTTCGGTCGTCTGTGAGCCGACGGTGACGTTGACCGTCGACTCGCGCGCTTCGAGCAATCCGTTGGAGACGGTGGCCGTGAGGTCGATCTCGTTGCCCTGTGCGACTTGCTCCGGCGCGTTCACTTCGAGTTCCGTCTGCGAGAATTCCGATTCGGGCGTCACCACCAGCGACCCCTCCATCGTGTGGTGCTGGGGGCCGCAGTACTCGTTGCAGACGATGCCGTACGTCCCGGGTTCGTCGAACTCGACCGTCAGTTCCGCCACCTGTCCGGGAATGGCCATCGAGTTGATGTTGGTCCCGGCTACCTCGAAGCCGTGGATCACGTCGCGACTCGTCACGTAGAACGTCACCTCGGAGTTGGCCGGCACCTCGATCGGGTCGGGTTGAAAGATGAACGTCATCGCGACGACGTACACCTCGTACTCATCTTCGCCGACCTGTTCGACGCGAGGGTCGCTAAACCGCTCGTCGGACGGGATCTCGTCGGGCGAAACGCCGTCAGCCTCGTCGTCGATCATCGTGATTCCGAGCCCGACCGATCCGTACGTGATCGTCACGATGAACCCAACGATCAGGACGAACGATCCGGCGAGCCACAGTTTCTCGTACGTGTGAATTCGCATCTGTGATCACCGATTAGCCGAGAGATAGTAATCCGACGACCGTGGGTCCGTGCCCGAGAAACTCGACGAAGTAGGTGAACAGCCACATCACCGTGAGGACCACGAAGTACAGGACGACCAGGGCCAGCGTCCCGATCGGATCGAATTCGTCGTGATCGATCGTTCGCGTCACGCCGGAGCGGCTCATGTCCTATCGCTGCCCACCTTCTGTGTATTAAATCACCAGTGGCGTACGGTCGTCCGTTGAAGACCAGTGCGCGGGTAAACGTGGGCCAAATCACGAGTAACTGTGGGCCACATTGTCGGTAACGGTGGATTGTCGGCCAGTTATTTTCTCTTGTCTCGACGATACGGGGCTGGTGTCACTCCAGTTTGGGTTCGATCGGATGCCCGTTCCGGCGTATCGATTCGATCTCTGGCGGTCGGTGACGTCAGGTACACCGAGTGCCTTGCACGATCTCTCCGGTGAGGCCTGCCGGGTGCTCGTGCCGTAGACGCTCTTTCGAGCCTGAAATTCTCCGATGAGACGGTTTGAGGGCCAACAATCTTACTCGGTGGCGATGTCCGATCGAGTATGAGCGCCAGTACGAACGACAGTCACGGAGAATCCGGCGAACCGCTTCGAATCGGCATCAACGGCTTCGGGCGCATCGGTCGAAGCGTACTCCGTGCCTCGCTCGAGCACGACGATCTCGACGTGGTCGCGGTCAACGACGTGATGGACGACGACGA containing:
- a CDS encoding b(o/a)3-type cytochrome-c oxidase subunit 1 — its product is MTRLFVDEYPGQARLVRAAFLNSFVALAIGATFGLIQAFHRTDIYRFLPSPDYYTVLTGHGVFLVITFVIFFLVGLFHWAITVSLGRGPLDERLSWGWYGLMSIGTFIVAVSILGGFLEEPPEVLGAPLSSDVLFTFYAPLQANPLFYLGLIVFFAGTWLAGAGWFRTWLAWKGENPGKRIPLPAFMVLTTMIMWYLGSIGVIVSLIAFLVPWSFEMIPGVNPLLTRTLFWFFGHMVVYFWVLPAYLLWYNVLPTLSGGRLFSDPLARVVFILFVLLSTPVGIHHQYMDPGIAEGFKFVAMTNTMFLLLPSLLTAFTVVASMEHGARQRGGKGTFRWIRALPWKEPAFTGMALAGAVFAFGGFTGIVNAGMNINYLVHNTLWIPGHIHTQVGTATALTLMAGSYWLVPQLTGNRLVGRRIALVQVVTWFLGIVFMTNAMYRSGLFGVPRRTAEPQYSFEYDVGIGSMGELNAQIALGGTLLFVATVLFLGVMLLTVLNRDSEPLVDGTIPPALSGPEDSPRILDNLKLWAAIAIVLLVLAYALPLASVIQQGGLHGQDIRPYPVVLSLVDAVQHVGTILGVAIY
- a CDS encoding cytochrome c oxidase subunit II, which codes for MRIHTYEKLWLAGSFVLIVGFIVTITYGSVGLGITMIDDEADGVSPDEIPSDERFSDPRVEQVGEDEYEVYVVAMTFIFQPDPIEVPANSEVTFYVTSRDVIHGFEVAGTNINSMAIPGQVAELTVEFDEPGTYGIVCNEYCGPQHHTMEGSLVVTPESEFSQTELEVNAPEQVAQGNEIDLTATVSNGLLEARESTVNVTVGSQTTEQSITVDGESSENVSVTVDSDELGPGEHDWTVSVDDQEDTGTITVGNETETTESVPASMGIETASGTVTPMDTAEATRRGAHP